A genomic segment from Candidatus Acidulodesulfobacterium acidiphilum encodes:
- the ftsA gene encoding cell division protein FtsA: protein MEKNDNIFVGLDIGTTKVCAIVAEAKGDSLDIIGVGSSTSTGLKNGVVVNIENTVDSIAKAVEDAELMAGYQIQSATVGIAGSHIRGFSGRGIVAVKSREVAQQDVERVLSAAKTISIPIDHEVIHVIPQGFSVDDQDDVKNPVGMSGLRLEATVHIVTASSIAAQNIVKCVNKAGIDVSEIVLEQIASSEAVLTEDEKELGVALIDIGGGTTDIAIFNGGNIIHTFVIPKGGQSVTSDVSKGTTTIPQEAEKIKIRYGIAKESLAGKDEIIEIPGFGGRPPRPISRQLLGNIIEQRMAEIFTWIRKNIEKNGLESKILSGYVITGGAALIDGSAELAEEIFNAPVRIGYPLNVGGLTDAVSSSVYSTAVGLVKYAYKNGKRNKKSFSYKKGDSFIDEIKKWFSDLLDYFF, encoded by the coding sequence TTGGAAAAGAACGATAACATTTTCGTGGGCTTAGATATCGGGACTACAAAAGTCTGCGCTATAGTCGCCGAAGCAAAAGGCGATTCATTGGATATCATAGGCGTAGGCAGCAGCACTTCTACGGGATTAAAAAACGGAGTAGTCGTAAATATCGAAAATACGGTAGATTCTATTGCCAAAGCCGTAGAAGATGCTGAATTAATGGCTGGCTATCAGATTCAATCCGCCACGGTCGGCATTGCGGGTTCCCATATCCGCGGTTTCAGCGGCAGGGGAATCGTAGCCGTCAAAAGCAGGGAAGTGGCACAGCAGGACGTAGAAAGGGTTTTGTCCGCGGCGAAAACCATATCCATACCTATCGACCATGAGGTTATACATGTAATTCCGCAGGGTTTTTCCGTGGACGACCAGGACGACGTTAAAAATCCCGTCGGCATGAGCGGACTCAGGCTGGAAGCCACCGTACATATAGTTACCGCTTCAAGCATAGCCGCGCAGAATATAGTTAAATGCGTCAATAAAGCGGGAATAGACGTTTCCGAAATCGTGCTCGAACAGATAGCGTCGAGCGAAGCCGTGCTGACCGAAGACGAAAAAGAGCTCGGAGTGGCGCTTATCGATATAGGCGGCGGAACGACCGACATTGCAATTTTTAACGGCGGAAATATAATACATACTTTCGTCATTCCTAAAGGAGGACAGAGCGTTACGAGCGACGTATCTAAGGGAACTACGACTATACCTCAGGAAGCAGAAAAAATAAAGATAAGATACGGAATAGCAAAAGAGTCTCTTGCCGGAAAAGACGAAATAATAGAAATTCCCGGATTCGGCGGCAGACCGCCTAGACCTATATCGCGACAGCTGCTCGGCAATATTATCGAACAGAGAATGGCGGAAATTTTTACTTGGATAAGAAAAAATATCGAGAAGAACGGTCTTGAAAGCAAAATTCTTTCCGGTTACGTTATTACCGGAGGCGCGGCGTTAATAGACGGTTCGGCGGAACTTGCCGAAGAAATTTTTAACGCTCCGGTAAGAATAGGCTATCCTTTAAACGTCGGCGGTTTGACGGACGCAGTCAGCTCTTCGGTGTATTCCACCGCCGTAGGTCTCGTGA